A single region of the Lates calcarifer isolate ASB-BC8 unplaced genomic scaffold, TLL_Latcal_v3 _unitig_1710_quiver_1240, whole genome shotgun sequence genome encodes:
- the LOC108890248 gene encoding complement C1q-like protein 2, which translates to PCPQDVHAFLRELTTLLAQNEVRQVAFSASLLAEGSVTLGPCNTFTTLIFKRVVANIGNAYNPNTGIFTAPVRGAYHFEFYVAVIGGQTAAVLVKNKERIFAVAEYQSPGFGSSAQGATLALEAGDVVFVQLWVDNKIFDNQSHHTTFSGHLLFTM; encoded by the exons CCCTGTCCGCAGGACGTCCATGCTTTCCTGAGAGAGTTAACCACCTTATTGGCTCAGAATGAAG TCAGACAGGTGGCGTTCTCAGCCTCTCTGTTGGCTGAAGGTTCGGTGACTCTTGGACCCTGTAACACGTTCACTACTCTGATCTTCAAACGTGTCGTCGCAAACATTGGAAATGCCTACAACCCAAACACAG GTATTTTCACTGCACCTGTGAGAGGAGCTTACCACTTCGAGTTCTACGTAGCTGTGATTGGaggtcaaacagctgctgtgttggtCAAGAACAAAGAGCGCATTTTTGCAGTGGCTGAGTATCAGTCGCCTGGTTTTGGGAGTTCTGCTCAAGGCGCTACACTGGCTCTAGAGGCTGgagatgttgtgtttgttcaaCTGTGGGTTGACAACAAGATATTTGACAATCAAAGTCACCACACCACCTTCAGTGGTCATCTGCTGTTCACTATGTGA